The proteins below are encoded in one region of Pseudoduganella armeniaca:
- the rfaE1 gene encoding D-glycero-beta-D-manno-heptose-7-phosphate kinase, with protein sequence MSLTTYTAPALDQVRVLVVGDVMLDRYWFGDVGRISPEAPVPIVRIEKREARLGGAANVARNAAALGAHAGLLGVVGADEAGSEVEQMLHAGGIHSFLKRDEAISTIIKLRVIGRQQQMLRIDFEEPPSDVVLRNKLTQYRALLPDYDVIVLSDYAKGSLVNVSDMIMYARAENKIVMVDPKGDDFTRYTGATVLTPNKGELKRIVGSWNSEEQLTEKAQNLRESLLLEALLLTRSEEGMTLYTRTDRFHIPADAREVFDVSGAGDTVIATMAAMLGAGADWNEAVQTANRAGGIVVGKLGTATVTRAELFGT encoded by the coding sequence GTGAGCCTGACCACCTACACCGCACCCGCCCTCGACCAAGTCCGCGTCCTCGTCGTCGGCGACGTCATGCTGGACCGCTACTGGTTCGGCGACGTCGGCCGCATTTCGCCGGAAGCCCCGGTGCCCATTGTCCGCATCGAGAAGCGCGAGGCGCGCCTGGGCGGCGCCGCCAACGTGGCGCGCAACGCCGCCGCGCTGGGTGCGCACGCGGGCCTGCTGGGCGTGGTCGGCGCCGACGAAGCGGGCAGCGAAGTCGAACAGATGCTGCATGCCGGCGGCATCCACAGCTTCCTCAAGCGCGACGAGGCCATCTCCACCATCATCAAGTTGCGCGTGATCGGCCGCCAGCAGCAGATGCTGCGCATCGACTTCGAGGAGCCGCCCAGCGACGTCGTGCTGCGCAACAAGCTGACGCAGTACCGCGCGCTGCTGCCGGATTACGACGTGATCGTGCTGTCCGACTACGCCAAGGGCAGCCTGGTCAACGTGTCGGACATGATCATGTACGCGCGCGCCGAGAACAAGATCGTCATGGTCGACCCGAAAGGCGACGACTTCACGCGTTACACCGGCGCCACGGTGCTGACGCCGAACAAGGGCGAGCTGAAACGCATCGTCGGCAGCTGGAACAGCGAGGAACAGCTGACGGAAAAGGCGCAGAACCTGCGCGAATCGCTGCTGCTGGAAGCGCTGCTGCTGACGCGCTCGGAGGAGGGCATGACCTTGTATACGCGCACCGACCGCTTCCACATTCCGGCCGACGCGCGCGAGGTGTTCGACGTTTCCGGCGCCGGCGACACGGTGATCGCGACGATGGCCGCGATGCTGGGCGCGGGCGCGGACTGGAACGAGGCGGTGCAGACGGCCAACCGCGCCGGCGGCATCGTCGTCGGCAAGCTGGGCACGGCGACCGTCACGCGCGCGGAGCTGTTCGGCACTTGA
- a CDS encoding PEP-CTERM sorting domain-containing protein (PEP-CTERM proteins occur, often in large numbers, in the proteomes of bacteria that also encode an exosortase, a predicted intramembrane cysteine proteinase. The presence of a PEP-CTERM domain at a protein's C-terminus predicts cleavage within the sorting domain, followed by covalent anchoring to some some component of the (usually Gram-negative) cell surface. Many PEP-CTERM proteins exhibit an unusual sequence composition that includes large numbers of potential glycosylation sites. Expression of one such protein has been shown restore the ability of a bacterium to form floc, a type of biofilm.), translating into MRTSFRNIAVAAALVAATVAQAENVGISAGSYYSPTLASTLTAQGNNVSAVSWYNDNVLAQYDVYIQDGSSYANAAALDRFVFNGGTLIQLPWSFTHVSFTENTTVFGMRWSGTMQEANPAIDVLAAGDWLLNGVALPAAGSQTIGREVGNEFVEGVTPVLAWEDGTALLGYRRYGAGLVVGFDVHLTTSDASPLSAGWSNQVVFNAVNAVSAVPEPATWALLLAGTGVLLLRRRQPE; encoded by the coding sequence ATGCGTACATCGTTCAGGAACATCGCCGTTGCCGCGGCACTGGTCGCGGCCACCGTCGCCCAGGCGGAAAACGTCGGCATCAGTGCCGGCAGCTATTATTCGCCCACGCTGGCCAGCACCCTGACGGCCCAGGGCAACAACGTCAGCGCAGTGAGCTGGTACAACGACAACGTGCTGGCGCAATACGACGTCTATATCCAGGATGGCAGCTCGTATGCCAATGCCGCTGCGCTGGACCGCTTCGTCTTCAACGGCGGCACGCTGATCCAGCTGCCGTGGAGCTTCACGCACGTGTCGTTCACGGAAAATACCACCGTGTTCGGCATGCGCTGGAGCGGCACCATGCAGGAGGCCAATCCCGCCATCGACGTGCTGGCCGCAGGCGACTGGCTGTTGAACGGCGTGGCCTTGCCGGCCGCCGGCAGCCAGACGATCGGGCGCGAGGTGGGCAACGAATTCGTCGAGGGCGTGACGCCCGTGCTGGCGTGGGAGGACGGCACCGCGCTGCTGGGCTACCGCCGCTACGGCGCCGGCCTGGTGGTCGGCTTCGACGTGCACCTGACCACGTCGGACGCCTCGCCGCTGTCGGCCGGTTGGTCGAACCAGGTGGTGTTCAATGCGGTCAATGCCGTCAGCGCGGTGCCGGAACCGGCCACCTGGGCGCTGTTGCTGGCCGGCACCGGCGTGCTGCTGCTGCGCCGGCGCCAGCCCGAGTAA
- a CDS encoding ABC transporter ATP-binding protein: MAGLAIRGVQKRFGEQQILHGIDLDIADGEFVVFVGPSGCGKSTLLRTICGLEEPDAGTIAIGGRDMTHVEPAKRGIAMVFQSYALYPHMTVYENMAFGLKLAGMPAAQVREKVQQAAASLRIEPLLQRKPKELSGGQRQRVAIGRAIVRNPEVFLFDEPLSNLDAALRVQMRIELKNLHRTLKSTMIYVTHDQVEAMTLADRIVVLRGGKVEQVGAPLELYNRPGNLFVAGFMGSPAMNFIRGTVRAGEVEAAGVRLAVADVAGLADGAAVTLGLRAEHVRLAPPGSDGGMPVQVQATELLGDFSYVYLQPEHGGEQLVARADADATWQAGQRATITAEASRWHVFDQQGLAHRPAR, encoded by the coding sequence ATGGCGGGGCTGGCAATCAGGGGCGTGCAGAAGCGGTTCGGCGAACAGCAGATCCTGCATGGGATCGACCTCGACATCGCCGACGGCGAGTTCGTCGTGTTCGTGGGGCCGTCCGGCTGCGGCAAGTCGACCCTGCTGCGCACGATCTGCGGGCTGGAGGAGCCGGACGCCGGCACGATCGCCATCGGCGGGCGCGACATGACGCACGTGGAGCCAGCCAAGCGCGGCATCGCGATGGTGTTCCAGAGCTACGCGCTGTATCCGCACATGACGGTCTACGAGAATATGGCGTTCGGCCTGAAGCTGGCCGGCATGCCGGCCGCGCAGGTCCGCGAGAAGGTGCAGCAGGCCGCCGCCAGCCTGCGCATCGAGCCGCTGTTGCAGAGGAAGCCGAAGGAGCTGTCCGGCGGCCAGCGCCAGCGGGTAGCGATCGGCCGCGCCATCGTGCGCAATCCCGAGGTGTTCCTGTTCGACGAACCGCTGTCGAATCTGGATGCGGCGCTGCGCGTGCAGATGCGCATCGAGCTGAAGAACCTGCACCGCACCCTGAAGAGCACGATGATCTATGTGACGCACGACCAGGTCGAGGCGATGACCCTGGCCGACCGCATCGTGGTGCTGCGCGGCGGGAAGGTCGAGCAGGTGGGGGCGCCGCTAGAGCTGTACAACCGGCCCGGCAACCTGTTCGTGGCCGGCTTCATGGGGTCGCCAGCGATGAACTTCATCCGCGGCACGGTGCGCGCCGGCGAGGTGGAAGCGGCCGGCGTGCGCCTGGCCGTGGCCGACGTGGCGGGCCTGGCCGACGGCGCCGCCGTCACCCTCGGCCTGCGCGCCGAGCACGTGCGCCTGGCGCCGCCGGGCAGCGACGGCGGCATGCCGGTGCAGGTGCAGGCCACCGAGCTGCTGGGCGACTTCAGCTACGTCTACCTGCAACCGGAGCACGGCGGCGAACAGCTGGTGGCCCGCGCCGATGCCGACGCCACCTGGCAAGCCGGGCAACGCGCCACCATCACGGCCGAGGCGAGCCGCTGGCACGTGTTCGACCAGCAGGGCCTGGCGCACCGCCCCGCACGCTGA
- the cmk gene encoding (d)CMP kinase, translating into MPTSNIPVITIDGPTASGKGTVAHKVADKLGFHLLDSGALYRLTALQALRRQTPLNDEHALAKLAEHLHIGFTGEAIFLSNENVTDAIRAEEVGNTASKIAALPAVRQALFGLQLGFRKAPGLVADGRDMGTVIFPNAQLKVFLTASVAARAERRYKQLIGKGISANMDDLLMDLKARDDRDTQRAIAPLVPAEGAHVLDTSDMTVEAAVAQVLNWYAAVGK; encoded by the coding sequence ATGCCTACTTCGAACATCCCCGTCATCACGATCGACGGCCCTACCGCTTCCGGCAAGGGGACCGTTGCCCACAAAGTTGCCGACAAGCTCGGCTTTCACCTGCTCGACTCCGGTGCCCTGTACCGCCTGACGGCCCTGCAGGCGCTGCGCCGGCAGACGCCGCTGAACGATGAACATGCTCTTGCGAAACTTGCCGAGCATCTCCATATCGGCTTCACGGGCGAGGCGATCTTCCTGTCCAACGAAAACGTCACGGATGCGATCCGGGCGGAGGAGGTGGGCAATACGGCATCGAAAATCGCCGCGCTGCCCGCCGTCCGCCAGGCGCTGTTCGGCCTGCAGCTGGGCTTTCGCAAGGCCCCGGGCCTGGTCGCCGACGGGCGCGACATGGGCACCGTGATCTTTCCAAACGCGCAATTAAAAGTGTTCCTGACCGCAAGTGTCGCGGCGCGCGCGGAACGCCGATACAAGCAATTGATTGGCAAGGGAATTTCTGCTAACATGGACGACCTCCTGATGGATTTGAAAGCGCGCGACGACCGTGATACTCAACGGGCCATCGCACCTCTCGTCCCTGCAGAGGGGGCGCATGTGCTCGATACCTCGGACATGACGGTCGAAGCGGCCGTTGCCCAGGTGCTGAACTGGTATGCGGCCGTCGGGAAATAG
- a CDS encoding ComEA family DNA-binding protein, with the protein MLKKLMLAVATMVAAMSMAFAQVDVNKADQAALDTIKGIGPAKSKAILEERGKGEFKDWADFQKRVKGIGGKNAAKLSEAGLQVNGKSLEGAPAKPAEGTKVAEAKKDAAKK; encoded by the coding sequence ATGTTGAAGAAATTGATGCTGGCAGTCGCCACGATGGTGGCGGCCATGAGCATGGCATTCGCGCAGGTCGACGTGAACAAGGCCGACCAGGCCGCGCTGGACACGATCAAGGGCATCGGCCCGGCCAAGTCGAAAGCCATCCTGGAAGAGCGCGGCAAGGGCGAGTTCAAGGATTGGGCCGACTTCCAGAAGCGCGTCAAGGGTATCGGCGGCAAGAATGCCGCCAAGCTGTCGGAGGCCGGGCTGCAGGTGAACGGCAAGTCGCTGGAGGGTGCGCCCGCCAAGCCGGCCGAGGGCACCAAGGTGGCCGAAGCCAAGAAGGACGCCGCCAAGAAATAA
- a CDS encoding FAD-dependent oxidoreductase, which produces MTLTPTQFVPEASKEDEVPAIGATIESRRHQIFPRLTDAEVRRLHRFGTVRTYHNGVRVLEAGHTTFGMVVVLAGRIAINRYDGLGNSAFITEHGPGEFTAEVSQLAGRPSLVNATAVGEVEALVISPENLRALVIAEAELGERIVRALILRRVNLLEVGSGGPVLVGPHGHPRLFHLQSFLTSNGHPHTILDPQEDAQARTLCEYYQPTTDDWPLVVCPDGSVKKNPSNADIGRCLGMLPELDGSKVWDVIVVGAGPAGLATSVYAGSEGLSVLALEQRAYGGQAAASARIENYLGFPTGISGGALAGRAYVQAQKFGVEVAIPAAAARLLCDTWPLRVELADGSCVQGRTVVLSCGARYRRPSLANIKQFEGRGIYYWASRIEANLCRSEEVILVGGGNSAGQAAVFLSGHAKKVHMVIRGAGLKATMSTYLIERIKATPNIELHTHTEIVALEGDEDGLKQVRLRDNRSDEEKDCDVGRVFLFIGADPNTDWLGDCGVDVDAQGFIRTGHEVTKAQCRANIEQGTHPDDQPVRAPLETSVPGVFAIGDVRAGSTKRVAAGVGEGAQVVSQIHAFLANLPADA; this is translated from the coding sequence ATGACGCTCACTCCCACCCAGTTCGTTCCCGAAGCCAGCAAGGAGGACGAAGTTCCCGCCATCGGCGCCACCATCGAGTCGCGCCGCCACCAGATCTTCCCGCGCCTGACCGACGCCGAGGTCCGCCGCCTGCACCGCTTCGGCACCGTGCGCACCTACCACAACGGCGTGCGCGTTCTGGAAGCCGGTCATACGACGTTCGGCATGGTGGTCGTGCTGGCCGGCCGCATCGCCATCAATCGCTACGATGGCCTGGGCAATTCGGCTTTCATCACGGAACACGGGCCGGGCGAATTCACGGCGGAGGTGTCGCAGCTGGCGGGCCGCCCGTCCCTGGTCAACGCCACTGCCGTGGGCGAGGTCGAGGCGCTGGTGATCTCGCCGGAAAACCTGCGCGCCCTCGTCATCGCCGAGGCCGAACTGGGTGAACGCATCGTGCGCGCGCTGATCCTGCGCCGCGTCAACCTGCTCGAAGTGGGCTCGGGCGGTCCGGTGCTGGTAGGACCGCACGGCCACCCGCGCCTGTTCCACCTGCAGAGCTTCCTGACCAGTAACGGCCATCCGCACACGATCCTCGACCCGCAGGAGGACGCGCAGGCGCGCACCCTGTGCGAGTACTACCAGCCCACGACCGACGACTGGCCGCTGGTGGTCTGCCCGGACGGCAGCGTCAAGAAGAACCCGAGCAATGCCGACATCGGCCGCTGCCTGGGCATGCTGCCGGAGCTGGACGGCTCCAAAGTGTGGGACGTGATCGTGGTCGGCGCCGGCCCGGCCGGCCTGGCGACCTCCGTCTACGCGGGTTCCGAAGGCCTGTCGGTGCTGGCGCTGGAGCAGCGCGCCTATGGCGGCCAGGCGGCGGCCAGCGCCCGCATCGAGAACTACCTGGGTTTCCCGACCGGGATCTCGGGCGGCGCGCTGGCCGGCCGCGCCTACGTGCAGGCGCAGAAGTTCGGCGTGGAGGTGGCGATTCCCGCCGCCGCCGCGCGCCTGCTGTGCGACACCTGGCCGCTGCGGGTGGAGCTGGCGGACGGCAGCTGCGTGCAGGGCCGCACCGTCGTGCTCTCCTGCGGGGCGCGCTACCGCCGGCCGTCGCTGGCCAACATCAAGCAGTTCGAGGGGCGCGGCATCTATTACTGGGCCTCGCGCATCGAGGCCAACCTGTGCCGCAGCGAGGAAGTGATCCTGGTCGGCGGCGGCAACTCGGCGGGCCAGGCCGCCGTGTTCCTGTCCGGCCACGCGAAGAAGGTGCACATGGTGATCCGCGGCGCGGGCCTGAAGGCGACGATGTCGACCTACCTGATCGAACGGATCAAGGCCACGCCGAACATCGAACTGCACACGCACACCGAAATCGTGGCGCTGGAAGGCGACGAGGATGGCCTGAAGCAGGTCCGCCTGCGCGACAACCGCAGCGACGAGGAAAAGGATTGCGACGTCGGCCGCGTGTTCCTGTTCATCGGCGCCGACCCGAACACGGACTGGCTGGGCGACTGCGGCGTGGACGTGGATGCCCAGGGCTTCATCCGCACCGGGCACGAGGTGACGAAGGCGCAGTGCCGCGCCAACATCGAACAAGGCACCCACCCCGACGACCAGCCGGTCCGCGCGCCGCTGGAGACCAGCGTGCCGGGCGTGTTCGCGATCGGCGACGTGCGCGCCGGTTCGACCAAGCGGGTGGCGGCCGGCGTGGGCGAAGGCGCCCAGGTGGTGTCGCAGATCCACGCATTCCTGGCGAATCTGCCGGCAGATGCCTGA
- the cysM gene encoding cysteine synthase CysM — MTYKTIADTIGNTPLVQLVRLPGADAAARNNVILGKLEGDNPAGSVKDRAAMSMLRRAEERGDIKPGDTLIEATSGNTGIALAMAAAIRGYKMVLLMPENLSEERRQSMAAYGAQIVLTPKTGGMEYARDLAEQMQKDGKGIILDQFANADNPRAHYETTGPEIWRDTDGRITHFVSAMGTTGTIMGVSQYLKEKNEAIRIIGAQPEEGSSIPGIRKWPEAYLPKIFDKARVDQIESVSQAAAERMARRLAAEEGIFCGISAAGACEIALRISQTVENATIVFIVCDRGDRYLSTGVFPA, encoded by the coding sequence ATGACCTACAAGACCATCGCCGACACGATCGGCAACACCCCGCTGGTGCAACTGGTGCGCCTGCCGGGCGCCGACGCCGCCGCGCGCAACAACGTCATCCTGGGCAAGCTGGAAGGCGACAACCCGGCCGGCTCCGTCAAGGACCGCGCCGCCATGTCGATGCTGCGCCGTGCCGAGGAACGGGGCGACATCAAGCCGGGCGACACGTTGATCGAAGCCACCAGCGGCAACACGGGCATCGCGCTGGCGATGGCCGCCGCGATCCGCGGCTACAAGATGGTGCTGCTGATGCCGGAGAACCTGTCCGAGGAACGGCGCCAGAGCATGGCGGCCTACGGCGCGCAGATCGTGCTGACGCCGAAGACGGGCGGCATGGAATACGCGCGCGACCTGGCCGAGCAGATGCAGAAGGACGGCAAGGGTATCATCCTCGACCAGTTCGCCAACGCGGACAATCCGCGCGCCCACTACGAGACGACCGGCCCCGAGATCTGGCGCGACACCGATGGCCGCATCACGCATTTCGTCAGCGCCATGGGCACGACCGGCACGATCATGGGCGTGTCGCAGTACCTGAAGGAGAAGAACGAGGCGATCCGCATCATCGGCGCACAGCCGGAGGAGGGCTCGTCGATCCCGGGCATCCGCAAGTGGCCGGAAGCCTACCTGCCGAAGATCTTCGACAAGGCCCGCGTGGACCAGATCGAATCGGTGTCGCAGGCGGCGGCCGAGCGCATGGCGCGCCGGCTGGCGGCGGAGGAGGGCATCTTCTGCGGCATCTCGGCCGCCGGCGCGTGCGAGATCGCATTGCGCATTTCGCAGACGGTGGAGAACGCCACGATCGTGTTCATCGTGTGCGACCGGGGCGACCGGTATCTGTCGACTGGGGTATTCCCGGCATAA
- a CDS encoding integration host factor subunit beta — MTKSELINRLAERYSQLVAKDAEYAVKTILDAMTTALASGQRIEIRGFGSFALNSRPPRIGRNPKSGDKVMVPEKRVPHFKPGKQLRERVDAMVGQPIIED; from the coding sequence ATGACCAAGTCCGAACTGATCAACCGCCTGGCCGAGCGTTATTCGCAGCTGGTTGCGAAAGACGCGGAGTATGCCGTGAAGACCATTCTCGACGCGATGACCACCGCCTTGGCGAGTGGCCAGCGCATCGAGATCCGGGGCTTCGGCAGCTTTGCGCTGAACAGCCGGCCGCCGCGTATCGGTCGCAACCCGAAGTCCGGCGACAAGGTGATGGTGCCCGAAAAACGGGTGCCGCACTTCAAACCGGGCAAGCAGTTGCGCGAGCGGGTGGACGCGATGGTCGGGCAACCGATCATCGAGGACTGA
- a CDS encoding LapA family protein, with amino-acid sequence MKIISTVVGVILFILFFGFALKNTQEVDLHLFLNYELRGPLVLMLLAFFVAGAALGVLALTPTVFRYRRETTRQKATIQSLQTSALQVNRAPDNVNAQQ; translated from the coding sequence ATGAAGATAATCTCCACGGTAGTTGGCGTCATACTGTTTATCCTGTTCTTTGGTTTTGCCCTGAAAAACACGCAGGAAGTGGACCTGCACTTGTTCCTCAATTACGAATTGCGCGGCCCCCTGGTGCTGATGCTGCTGGCCTTCTTCGTGGCCGGCGCCGCCCTCGGCGTACTGGCGCTGACCCCCACCGTGTTCCGCTACCGGCGCGAGACCACGCGCCAGAAGGCGACGATCCAGTCGCTGCAAACGTCCGCGCTGCAGGTCAACCGCGCGCCGGACAACGTCAACGCGCAGCAGTAA
- the rpsA gene encoding 30S ribosomal protein S1, with translation MESFAALFEESLSRQDMRSGEVISAEVVRLDHNFVIVNAGLKSEAFIPVEEFKNDQGELEVKVGDFVSVAIESLENGFGDTILSRDKAKRLASWLALEKAMESGEIVTGTVNGKVKGGLTVLTNGIRAFLPGSLVDTRPVKDTTPFEGKTLEFKVIKLDRKRNNVVLSRRAVIEASMGEERQKLMETLKEGTVVTGVVKNITDYGAFVDLGGIDGLLHITDLAWRRVRHPSEVLSVGQEITAKVLKYDQEKNRVSLGVKQLGDDPWTGLSRRYPQGTRLFGKVTNLTDYGAFVEVEQGIEGLVHVSEMDWTNKNVAPNKVVQLGDEVEVMVLEIDEERRRISLGMKQCKANPWDDFGVTHKKGDKVKGAIKSITDFGVFIGLAGNIDGLVHLSDLSWTEPGEEAVRKFKKGDELEAVVLAIDVERERVSLGVKQLEGDPFNNFAAMNDKGSLVTGTVKSVEPKGAVIALSEEVEGYLRASEISRDRVEDAGTHLKVGDSVEALVINIDRKARSIQLSIKAKDNAETAEAMQKMAADSSAASGTTSLGALLKAKFDNKN, from the coding sequence ATGGAAAGTTTCGCAGCCCTCTTCGAAGAGTCCCTGTCCCGTCAGGACATGCGCTCCGGCGAAGTGATCTCCGCTGAAGTCGTGCGTCTGGATCACAACTTTGTGATCGTCAACGCCGGCCTGAAATCGGAAGCTTTCATCCCTGTTGAAGAATTCAAGAATGACCAGGGCGAACTGGAAGTCAAAGTTGGTGACTTCGTTTCCGTGGCCATCGAATCGCTGGAAAATGGTTTCGGCGATACCATCCTGTCGCGCGACAAAGCCAAGCGTCTGGCTTCGTGGCTGGCACTGGAAAAAGCAATGGAATCCGGCGAGATCGTCACCGGTACCGTCAATGGCAAAGTCAAGGGCGGCCTGACCGTCCTGACCAACGGCATCCGCGCATTCCTGCCGGGTTCGCTGGTCGACACCCGTCCGGTCAAGGACACGACCCCATTCGAAGGCAAGACCCTCGAGTTCAAGGTCATCAAGCTGGACCGCAAGCGTAACAACGTCGTTCTGTCCCGCCGCGCCGTCATCGAAGCTTCGATGGGCGAAGAGCGTCAGAAGCTGATGGAAACGCTGAAGGAAGGCACGGTCGTGACCGGCGTCGTGAAGAACATCACCGACTACGGCGCGTTCGTCGACCTGGGCGGCATCGACGGCCTGCTGCACATCACCGACCTGGCATGGCGTCGCGTGCGTCACCCGTCGGAAGTGCTGTCGGTTGGCCAGGAAATCACCGCGAAAGTCCTGAAGTACGATCAGGAAAAGAACCGCGTTTCGCTGGGCGTGAAGCAGCTGGGCGACGATCCATGGACCGGTCTGTCCCGTCGTTACCCGCAAGGCACCCGCCTGTTCGGTAAAGTCACGAACCTGACCGACTACGGCGCGTTCGTCGAAGTCGAGCAAGGCATCGAAGGCCTGGTGCACGTGTCCGAAATGGATTGGACCAACAAGAACGTTGCTCCGAACAAAGTCGTGCAGCTGGGCGACGAAGTCGAAGTCATGGTTCTGGAGATCGACGAAGAGCGTCGCCGTATCTCGCTGGGCATGAAGCAGTGCAAGGCCAACCCTTGGGACGACTTCGGTGTCACCCACAAGAAGGGCGACAAGGTCAAGGGCGCGATCAAGTCGATCACCGACTTCGGCGTGTTCATCGGCCTGGCTGGCAACATCGACGGCCTGGTGCACCTGTCCGACCTGTCCTGGACCGAGCCTGGCGAAGAAGCCGTGCGCAAGTTCAAGAAGGGCGACGAGCTGGAAGCCGTGGTCCTGGCCATCGACGTCGAGCGCGAGCGTGTCTCCCTGGGCGTGAAGCAGCTGGAAGGCGACCCGTTCAACAACTTCGCAGCCATGAACGACAAGGGCTCGCTGGTCACCGGTACCGTCAAGTCCGTTGAGCCAAAAGGCGCCGTCATCGCTCTGTCCGAAGAAGTCGAAGGCTACCTGCGCGCTTCCGAAATCTCCCGCGATCGCGTGGAAGATGCCGGTACGCACCTGAAGGTCGGCGACAGCGTCGAAGCCCTGGTCATCAACATCGACCGCAAGGCACGCAGCATCCAGCTGTCCATCAAGGCGAAGGACAACGCTGAAACCGCTGAAGCCATGCAGAAGATGGCAGCTGACAGCAGCGCCGCATCGGGCACCACCAGCCTGGGCGCACTGCTGAAGGCCAAGTTCGACAATAAGAACTAA
- the lapB gene encoding lipopolysaccharide assembly protein LapB has translation MDFELWWLLGIPAFFGLGWIAARVDIRQLVSESRTLPRGYFKGLNHLLNDQPDKAIDSFVEIVRQDPEAAEMHFALGNLFRRRGETERAIRVHQNLLSRPDLPADERAHAEYELGQDYLKAGLLDRAEETYQRLLDTGYAVQARRALLEIFQREKEWVRAIEAAIALQEAGAGSRQKEIAQFYCELAQDALVHMHPDDALPLLDQALQADRTSVRATILVGDVQQAKGETEAALATWRRVEQQSVPHVALVAQRLMDGYRKVGRPEEGVSLLKSYLQQASSIDLLEVVFKAVLELEGVEAAKQLVGDELRRTPTLLGLDKFLEARMLDAPSAVLGELSLVKNLVHGYTQKLARYQCSHCGFKARQFYWHCPGCSRWETYPPRRTEELNVMN, from the coding sequence ATGGATTTTGAACTCTGGTGGTTGCTGGGTATCCCGGCCTTCTTCGGCCTGGGATGGATCGCCGCGCGCGTGGACATCCGCCAGCTCGTCTCCGAATCGCGCACGCTGCCGCGCGGTTACTTCAAGGGTCTGAACCACCTGCTGAACGACCAGCCGGACAAGGCCATCGATTCCTTCGTCGAGATCGTGCGGCAGGACCCGGAAGCGGCGGAGATGCACTTCGCCCTCGGGAACCTGTTCCGCCGCCGCGGCGAGACCGAGCGCGCCATCCGCGTGCACCAGAACCTGCTGTCGCGGCCCGACCTGCCGGCCGACGAACGCGCCCATGCCGAATATGAGCTGGGCCAGGATTACCTGAAGGCCGGCCTGCTGGACCGCGCCGAAGAGACCTACCAGCGCCTGCTGGACACCGGTTACGCCGTGCAGGCGCGCCGCGCCTTGCTGGAAATCTTCCAGCGCGAGAAGGAATGGGTGCGCGCCATCGAGGCGGCCATCGCGCTGCAGGAAGCCGGTGCCGGTTCGCGCCAGAAGGAGATCGCCCAGTTCTACTGCGAACTGGCGCAGGACGCGCTGGTGCACATGCACCCGGACGACGCGCTGCCGCTGCTGGACCAGGCGCTGCAGGCTGACCGCACCAGCGTGCGCGCCACGATCCTGGTCGGCGACGTGCAGCAGGCCAAGGGCGAGACCGAGGCCGCGCTGGCGACGTGGCGCCGCGTCGAACAGCAAAGCGTGCCGCACGTGGCGCTGGTCGCCCAGCGCCTGATGGACGGCTACCGCAAGGTCGGCCGGCCGGAAGAGGGTGTCAGCCTCCTTAAATCCTACCTGCAGCAGGCCTCGTCGATCGACCTGCTGGAAGTGGTGTTCAAGGCGGTGCTGGAGCTGGAAGGCGTGGAAGCGGCCAAGCAGCTGGTGGGCGACGAGTTGCGCCGCACGCCGACCCTGCTGGGCCTCGACAAATTCCTGGAAGCGCGCATGCTGGACGCGCCCTCGGCCGTGCTGGGCGAGCTGTCGCTGGTGAAGAACCTGGTGCACGGCTACACCCAGAAGCTGGCGCGCTACCAGTGCAGCCACTGCGGCTTCAAGGCGCGCCAGTTCTACTGGCATTGCCCGGGTTGCAGCCGCTGGGAGACCTACCCGCCGCGCCGTACCGAAGAACTGAATGTGATGAATTGA